One uncultured Caproiciproducens sp. DNA segment encodes these proteins:
- a CDS encoding lmo0937 family membrane protein, with translation MVTSYTMGGFIHALLVIAIIMILIRVIRGKKVL, from the coding sequence ATGGTCACCTCATATACAATGGGTGGATTTATACACGCTCTTCTCGTAATTGCGATCATTATGATTTTGATAAGAGTAATTAGAGGAAAGAAGGTACTTTAG
- a CDS encoding DUF6551 family protein has product MEDYDEYVPNVHFEQIPIKNLVSNQDYQRNLAVSHLRRTIENFDLYQINPVKVSRRDGVNYVFNGQHTIEVIAAVSESRETPVWCMIYDDLEYNQEANIFANQMKCIKPLLPYEVFMANVEAGNDDQLLIKSLVESYGMFLSQNKVPGSICAIACLEDIYHKFGFHVLDRTLRLCIGTWEGDYNSLSANMLKGIALMIVAFGENMKDDLFKEKVGAFSAREIGRTAKERRAGSRGYAESILIAYNKKMKAGLHWSKLYQAQSAVSEEDFNAEDEEKIEGTEETDAFE; this is encoded by the coding sequence ATGGAAGATTACGATGAATATGTCCCCAATGTCCATTTTGAACAGATCCCCATCAAAAACTTAGTCTCCAATCAGGATTATCAAAGAAATTTAGCCGTTTCGCACCTTAGAAGGACGATAGAGAATTTTGATCTGTATCAAATTAACCCGGTAAAAGTCAGTCGTCGCGACGGTGTAAATTATGTTTTTAACGGCCAGCATACCATTGAAGTAATAGCAGCTGTGTCAGAATCACGCGAGACCCCGGTTTGGTGTATGATTTATGATGACTTAGAGTATAATCAAGAAGCGAATATCTTTGCCAACCAGATGAAATGTATCAAGCCGCTGCTTCCTTATGAGGTATTTATGGCCAATGTAGAAGCCGGTAATGACGACCAGTTGCTTATTAAATCTTTGGTAGAATCTTACGGCATGTTTCTCTCACAAAACAAGGTTCCCGGCAGCATCTGTGCCATTGCCTGTCTTGAGGATATCTATCATAAATTCGGGTTTCATGTGCTTGATCGCACACTACGCCTGTGTATAGGCACATGGGAAGGCGATTATAATTCCCTGTCTGCTAATATGCTTAAAGGAATCGCACTGATGATAGTCGCTTTCGGGGAGAATATGAAAGATGATCTTTTCAAGGAAAAGGTCGGCGCATTCTCTGCCAGAGAAATCGGCCGCACGGCAAAGGAGCGAAGGGCCGGTTCAAGAGGGTATGCCGAATCCATACTTATCGCATATAACAAGAAAATGAAGGCAGGCCTTCATTGGTCAAAGTTATACCAGGCACAATCTGCAGTTTCAGAAGAAGATTTCAATGCAGAAGATGAAGAAAAAATAGAAGGTACCGAAGAAACAGATGCCTTCGAGTAG
- a CDS encoding integrase has translation MIENNLVLGSIGESSSLHESAGQNQYDDRSGVQEEPFSYKGYQVVRREFFSHIHEPSIVFNRCKISLNTACLKTLPDVDYVQILVNPEEKKLALRPQREDEKDTFLWCTTSNEQRKPRQITCRMFFAKVIQMMDWNPDYRYKILGKLIRSGDEYLFIFDLTATEVYQRTLSNNDKPRMSRTPVYPAEWQNQFGLPVEEHSKLLQVNIFDGYTVFGIKEKNDPQAELARKVPSSGEGLNV, from the coding sequence ATGATAGAGAATAATCTTGTTTTAGGCAGCATCGGAGAAAGCTCATCTTTGCATGAAAGCGCTGGTCAAAATCAATATGACGACCGAAGCGGCGTACAGGAAGAGCCATTTAGTTATAAAGGGTACCAAGTGGTTCGTCGCGAATTTTTTTCACACATACACGAGCCATCCATCGTTTTTAACCGCTGTAAAATATCTTTGAATACAGCATGTTTGAAGACATTGCCGGATGTAGATTATGTGCAGATACTGGTCAATCCAGAAGAGAAAAAACTCGCCCTGCGTCCACAACGTGAAGATGAAAAAGATACCTTTCTTTGGTGTACTACCAGTAACGAACAACGCAAGCCAAGGCAGATTACCTGCCGAATGTTTTTTGCCAAAGTAATTCAGATGATGGACTGGAATCCAGATTACCGTTATAAAATACTTGGCAAACTGATACGAAGCGGTGATGAGTATCTTTTTATATTCGATCTTACGGCCACGGAAGTCTATCAGCGCACTTTGAGTAATAATGATAAGCCTCGAATGTCCCGTACTCCGGTTTACCCAGCGGAATGGCAGAATCAATTTGGACTTCCCGTTGAAGAACATAGCAAGTTGCTGCAAGTCAATATATTTGACGGATATACTGTCTTTGGTATCAAGGAAAAAAATGATCCTCAGGCAGAGCTTGCGCGAAAAGTTCCGTCTTCTGGGGAGGGTCTCAACGTATGA